A region from the Desulfomarina profundi genome encodes:
- a CDS encoding cytochrome c3 family protein, whose protein sequence is MPNSTSPGRPWLFTTIPVCLLLAIYFVFFSPVPSTSTHSVKELNPAWYTPELAREEYRKNATMPGNCFICHAFWVKVPPDPTVRVPRFAHTAISLNHGKNDRCYNCHLINDRNKYAKNDGSGIMPQTPEEVCAKCHGLIYNDWKKNTHGVRRGKWLARNRFDQEKFTCTDCHDPHSPVFKFAKTTPPPTWDKKYIRSGQATDNGPESFTSEYLIEQKETF, encoded by the coding sequence ATGCCCAACTCTACATCCCCTGGTCGTCCCTGGTTATTTACAACCATCCCCGTCTGCCTGCTGCTCGCCATCTATTTTGTCTTTTTTTCTCCTGTTCCGTCAACTTCTACACATTCTGTAAAAGAGCTGAACCCTGCCTGGTATACTCCAGAACTGGCAAGGGAAGAATACAGGAAGAATGCGACCATGCCGGGAAACTGTTTTATCTGCCACGCATTCTGGGTAAAAGTACCTCCTGATCCGACAGTTCGAGTTCCCCGATTTGCCCATACTGCCATTTCTTTAAATCATGGAAAAAATGACCGCTGCTATAACTGCCATTTGATAAATGACAGGAATAAATATGCTAAAAATGATGGCAGCGGCATCATGCCCCAGACACCTGAAGAAGTCTGCGCAAAATGTCATGGACTGATCTACAACGACTGGAAGAAAAACACCCATGGTGTTCGCCGGGGAAAATGGCTGGCCAGGAACCGTTTCGATCAAGAAAAGTTCACATGTACCGATTGTCACGATCCCCATTCTCCTGTCTTCAAATTTGCTAAAACAACTCCACCTCCTACCTGGGACAAAAAGTACATACGCTCGGGTCAGGCTACAGATAATGGACCGGAATCCTTTACTTCTGAATATCTTATCGAGCAGAAGGAAACATTTTAA
- a CDS encoding ubiquinol-cytochrome c reductase iron-sulfur subunit N-terminal domain-containing protein produces MTKKSEKTSSLSRRDFLTAAAVTVASVGSGCAALSPLLDAEEIPTAEEFLQKHYKKLSFDEKKVIFQRLEKQVENQYGVRTHISDPPPMDGVEFAYASI; encoded by the coding sequence ATGACAAAGAAATCAGAAAAAACTTCCAGCCTCAGCAGACGCGATTTCCTTACAGCTGCAGCTGTAACCGTAGCTTCTGTGGGCTCAGGTTGTGCTGCCCTCTCTCCCCTGCTGGATGCCGAGGAGATTCCGACTGCGGAGGAATTCCTCCAAAAACATTACAAAAAACTTTCATTTGATGAAAAAAAAGTCATTTTCCAGCGACTGGAAAAGCAGGTTGAAAACCAGTACGGCGTCAGGACCCATATCAGTGACCCACCGCCAATGGACGGGGTGGAATTTGCCTATGCCTCAATATAG
- a CDS encoding 4Fe-4S dicluster domain-containing protein: MNENNQSRDPEIQYIRVMKMKKGSIDLETSDHDYPENEAADPNYFYMPVQCQQCRNPPCVKVCPVKATWKEKDGIIVIDYNWCIGCRYCEAACPYHARRFNWAKGKIAPADINPEMAYLSNRPRPIGVMEKCTFCLQRTRKGLYPACLEVCPTGARKFGNLRDPESEVRRIIENERVYVLKQDLGTIPKFYYVFAK, encoded by the coding sequence ATGAATGAAAATAACCAGTCCCGCGATCCGGAAATACAATATATCCGCGTCATGAAAATGAAAAAGGGAAGCATTGACCTTGAAACATCTGACCACGATTATCCTGAGAATGAAGCTGCCGATCCCAATTATTTTTATATGCCGGTCCAGTGCCAACAGTGTAGGAATCCCCCCTGCGTGAAAGTTTGTCCTGTAAAAGCAACCTGGAAGGAAAAAGACGGCATTATTGTCATCGATTACAACTGGTGCATCGGATGCCGCTACTGCGAGGCTGCCTGCCCTTACCATGCCAGGCGCTTTAACTGGGCAAAGGGCAAAATTGCGCCGGCTGATATCAATCCGGAAATGGCATACCTGTCCAACCGGCCTCGACCAATAGGAGTCATGGAAAAATGCACTTTCTGCCTGCAGAGAACCAGGAAGGGGTTATACCCGGCTTGCCTTGAAGTGTGCCCAACCGGTGCCCGGAAATTCGGCAATCTGCGTGATCCGGAATCAGAAGTGCGTAGAATTATAGAAAATGAACGAGTTTATGTATTGAAGCAGGATCTGGGCACAATACCAAAATTTTACTATGTTTTTGCCAAATAG
- the dsrP gene encoding sulfate reduction electron transfer complex DsrMKJOP subunit DsrP, producing the protein MIQFIIHGFTSIFRGSTTYWLWITLLLIVSLTGLNAWAIQLAHGLSTTGMGDEVSWGMYIANFVFLVGMAAAAVMMVIPAYIFKDKEMHKVVIMSELFAIAAMVMCILFVTVDIGRPDRLWHMIPRLGFFNFPSSMLSWDVLVLNGYLLLNFHVCFYVLYSKFRNRSPRPFLYIPIVFLAIAWAFSIHTITAFLFQGLGGRPFWNSGLIAPRFLASAFAAGPSFMILVFLFLKKSGAISFDNTVINRIRVIVTISLLINIFFAGSEFFAEFYSDSKHVVHFSHLFGLHGESMLAPWIWTALSLNIGAAIFLLSPFRRNQTVLIISCLMIIIGIWTEKGLGFVIPAFIPTTLGDFVQYVPSMNELKICFGVWAFGLLIYTLMLKGAIPIMNGQAVRKD; encoded by the coding sequence ATGATACAATTTATAATACATGGGTTCACCTCAATTTTCCGTGGAAGCACAACCTACTGGCTGTGGATTACACTGCTCCTGATTGTCTCTCTGACAGGACTGAATGCCTGGGCCATCCAGCTTGCCCACGGTCTTTCTACAACAGGGATGGGAGATGAAGTTTCCTGGGGGATGTATATCGCCAACTTTGTCTTTCTGGTGGGTATGGCAGCTGCGGCAGTCATGATGGTCATTCCCGCCTATATTTTCAAAGATAAGGAGATGCACAAGGTCGTTATCATGAGCGAACTTTTTGCCATCGCTGCCATGGTCATGTGTATACTTTTCGTCACTGTGGATATCGGCCGTCCCGACCGTCTCTGGCACATGATTCCCAGGCTGGGATTTTTCAATTTTCCGAGTTCCATGCTTTCCTGGGATGTCCTCGTGCTGAACGGTTATCTGCTGCTGAATTTCCACGTCTGTTTTTATGTCCTGTATTCCAAATTTCGAAACAGATCACCCAGACCATTCCTTTATATTCCCATTGTTTTCCTGGCAATAGCCTGGGCATTTTCCATCCATACCATCACCGCCTTTCTCTTCCAGGGACTGGGAGGACGCCCATTCTGGAACTCGGGTCTCATTGCCCCGCGTTTCCTGGCATCCGCCTTTGCGGCCGGACCATCCTTCATGATTCTTGTTTTTCTCTTTCTCAAAAAAAGCGGTGCTATTTCATTTGATAATACAGTTATCAACCGTATACGGGTCATTGTCACCATAAGTCTGCTTATCAACATCTTTTTTGCTGGTTCAGAATTCTTTGCTGAATTTTACTCAGATTCAAAACATGTTGTTCATTTCAGTCACCTTTTCGGGTTGCATGGTGAGTCCATGCTGGCCCCCTGGATATGGACCGCCTTATCACTGAACATTGGTGCAGCAATTTTCCTCCTCAGTCCTTTCAGGCGAAACCAGACCGTGCTCATTATCTCCTGCCTCATGATAATCATCGGTATCTGGACAGAAAAAGGGCTGGGATTTGTTATCCCTGCTTTTATCCCGACAACACTTGGCGATTTTGTCCAATATGTTCCCAGCATGAATGAGCTGAAAATATGTTTTGGTGTGTGGGCTTTTGGACTCCTTATTTATACGCTGATGCTCAAGGGTGCCATTCCCATTATGAACGGGCAGGCGGTTAGAAAAGACTGA